The Alistipes megaguti sequence TCACGAAAATCGGGAACGATTTTTGGGCGATCCGCCTAAAATAGCTATCTTTGTCGAATAGCACCGCGATGGCGGACCGAGCCCATGATACTCCGAAAACTCTTCACCTACTTTACCGATACGATCTTCCGGGAGGACATCAACGAATGGCGCAATCCCGTCGTACGGTGGCTCGTACAGCAATACCGGCTACTCTTCTACACGGCCCGCGGGCTGGTCGAGCACGGAACGCTGGTCCGCTCCGCAGCGCTCACCTTCTACACGCTCATGTCGCTCGTGCCGCTCCTGGCCCTGGTCTTCGCCGTGGTCAAGGGTTTCGGCCTCGCCGACGGACTCGTCGAAAACCTCTACGAGCTCTTTCCTCAACACCCCGAAACCGTCGACTACATCGTCGGATTCGCCGAAAACGCCCTGGCCCGAACCCAGGGCGGCGTCGTGGCCGCCGTGGGCCTGGTGATGCTCTTCTGGGCCGTGATCCGCGTCTTTGGGTCGATCGAAAACGCCTTCAACAACATCTGGGAGGTCAAGGTCGAACGAAGCATCGCCCGTCAGTGGACCGACTACATCGCCGTGGTGATGATCGTCCCCGTGCTCTGGATCCTCGCCAATGCTGTCGGCAACTACATCGAGCAAGTCCTGGGCCTCTACGACAAGTGGTACTTCACGACCCTCTCCCGCCTGGCCTCGATGGTCGTCATCTGGACGATGTTCACCCTGCTCTACCTGATCATCCCCAACGCCCGGGTGCGGTTCCAGAGCGCCCTGATGGCCGGAATCGTCGCCGGGACCATCTTCCTGCTCTTCCAGTGGGGCTACGTCTACGTCCAGCGCTGGATGACCTCCTACAACGCCGTCTACGGCAGTTTCGCCGCCCTGCCGCTCTTCCTCATCTGGATGCAGACCTCCTGGGAGATCCTTCTCTTCGGCGGCGAGCTCTCGTTCGCCTACCAGAACATCAGCCGCTTCGCCGAGGAGCGCGAATCGCTGCGCATCAGCTACGACCAGCGCCGCAAGGTGCTCCTCGCGGTGATGATTCTCGTAGCACGTAACTTCCGCGACCACGGCGGAACGCTCCCGACCGACGAGATCCGCAAACGCCTCGAGCTCCCGACCCGAATCGTCAACGACATTCTCTTCCAGCTCGTGCAGGCCGGACAACTGATCGCCGTGCGCAGCGGCGACGGCGAACGCGAAGTGGCCTTCGCCCCGGCCCACGACCTCTCGTCGATCACCGTCTACGGCATCCTCGAAGCCGTCGAACGCACCGGACAGACCACCCTCGACCTGGAACAAACCCCCGAACTGGCCCGCATGAACCGCGAAGTGGAGACACTCAAGGAGGAGGTCCTCCACTCGCCGAACAACGTGCGATTGACAGACCTGCTGTAAATCAGGAATAAAAGAGATGAAACGAGTCGTCATTATCGGAAGCGGAAACCTGGCAGAGGCCCTGGCTCTGGCCATCGCCGGAAGCGGTCTGGAACTCCTCCAGCTCTTCGCCCGCAATCCGGAACGGGGCCGTACCGTCGCCGCCCTGGCCGGATGCAGCTGGAGCTCCGACCCCGAAGCGCTCCGCCGCGACGCCGACCTCTATCTGATCGCCGTGAGCGACCGCGCCGTGGGCGAGGTGGCCTCGCAGCTGCCCATCCCCGAGGGGGCGGTCGTGGCCCATACGGCCGGCAGCGTCCCGCTGGAGGCTCTTCCGGAGCGATTTGCGCGCCGTGCGGTCTTCTACCCGATGCAGACCTTCACCAAGGGCCGCCGGGTCGATTTTTCGGAAATCCCGGTCTTCCTCGAAACTTCGGACCCCGGATTCCGGGCCGAACTCGAAGCCTTTGCCCGCACGCTCTCCCGGACGGTGCTCTGGGCCGACTCCGCACAGCGGGGCAAAGTGCACCTTGCCGCGGTCTTTGCCTGCAACTTCGCCAACCACATGTACGCCCTGGGCGAGGCGGTGGTCCGCAGCGCCGGGCTCGACTTTGCGGTACTCAAGCCGCTGATCGCCGAAACCGCCGCCAAGGCCTGCGACGCCCGCTCGCCGCGCGACGTGCAGACCGGCCCCGCCATACGCAACGACACCGCCACGCAGGAGCGGCACCTCGCCCTGCTCGACGGCAACCCGACCCTTCAGGAGATCTATACCCAAATCAGCGAAAACATATGGAAAACTTCAAGGAATCAATAGCACGCTGCCGGACCTTCATCTTCGATGTTGACGGCGTGATGACCGACGGCGGGATCATCCCGACCGTCGACGGTGACTTCATCCGCCGCTACAACGCCAAGGACGGCTATGCGCTGGCCTACGCCATCAAACTGGGCTACCGTGTCTGCATCATCACCGGAGGACGCGGCAAGACGCTCGAGCACCGGCTTCGGATGCTCGGGATCCGCCACTACTACGTCGACTGCATGGACAAGATCGCGGCCATGCGCGAATACCTCGCCCGCGAAGGGGTCGACCCGGCCGACGTCATCTATATGGGCGACGACATCCCCGATCTGGAGTGTATGCGCGAAGTAGGGATTCCGGTCTGCCCGTCGGATGCCGCCGCCGAGGTGATCGAGGCTTCGCGCTATGTCTCGGAGTTCAAAGGGGGCGAAGGGGCCGTGCGCGACATCATCGAACAGGTGCTCCGGGCCCACGGCGACTGGGCGCGCGACTCGATGGGCGTCACACCGTCGTCGCTCGTCGCCTCGCGCTGACCGATCCCGTGCCGACCGATCCGTCGACCGATCCGTCGACCGCCTAAAAGCCCCGGCCCGAAATACGACCGACCCCGGAATATACGGCTGTAATCAGTCACAAAAAAAGATCCCGAACGCGAAGTTCGGGATCTTTTCATTTCAGCATGCGCGGCCGTTAGGGCAGCGAAACCGATACCCACTGGGGAGCCTTGTTCATCTCCAGGTCGTTGCCGTTCGCAGTGTGGTCCTTGATGGTGGTACCCTGCCCCTCGTTGAAGCGCCAGTAGGCCACCAGACCCTCCGATGCGGGATCGACGTAGTAGAAGTGGTTCGTAGCCTTGAAGTCGGCCGGCGAGAGGACCTTGTTCCAGATGCGCACCTCGCACATCTTGCCCTTCAGGCCACGCTCCGCACTGTAGGAGTAACCCACCCAGAAGAGGCGGTTGTAGTCCGAATCGGGATAGGCACGCGACGTGCCGAAGCTGGCCGACGGCATCGACGAGATGCGGCCCGAACCAAACGACACGCCGTTGATATAGAGCGTCACCTGACCCTTGTCGAAAGTCACGGCAAAGTGGATCCACTTATTTATATACATGAACGTGGGCAGCTCGCCAGAAGCAAGTACGGCTCCGTTCTTGTGAGCCACCTCAAGCATGCCGTTTCTGACGTTCTGGCCGTCGCCCAGACGCAGCAGGAAGTAGTTCTCGACACCCATGATGGTGGTAATCTCCCTGGGTGACTTGAAGTCGGCGATATTCACCATGGCCTCCATGGTGAACTGCGAGAGGTTGTTCAGCACCGAGGGGTTCTTCCACTCCGTGGGACCGGCCCAGTTGTCCTCCATGTTGACCACCCATTCGATCAGCGCCTGGGTCTTCTGCGTCACCTTGACAACCAGTTCGGCATCACCGCCCTTGAAGGTGATCGTACCCTCGCGGCGCTCGCCCGACGCTTCGATCATGAAGCGCTCCATGTCACTCTGACGTCCGCTGTAGGTGATCCAGCTGTCGGAGGGCTGCACCTCGTAGGTGACGTTGGCCGTCACGGGAATCTCCAGCTGACCGCCCTCCAGACCGATGTTCAGCTCCGTCTGCGGGGTCGAGATGTTGTCCTTCTGAGCCTGCGAAACCTGGATCTCGACAACCGGAGTATCGTGCGTACCCTTGATGGTGATCGTTGCCGTGCGGCCCTCGAAGGTCGTGTTCTCGGCCGCCGTGAAGTACATCTTGGCACCCTTGTCACCCTCGCCGGCCAGCGTGATGTCGTACGTCAGCCACGACTGCGCCTCGGACGAAATCGTGTAGGTCAGATCGCGGTACGAATCGCTCGAATCGAGCACCACCTCGATCTGCTTGCCGGCCTGCGGCACCGACACCTCCTTCTCGGAGGTCAGCGTCAGGAAATAGTCCGTGGCCTTGCACGTCACGGGCAGCTCGAAGGTCTGCTTGCCGACCGTAAAGGTGAACTTGGTCGAGAGGGCCTCGAGCGACTCGTTGGCCTTGACCTGGAAGACCACCTTGTCACCATCCTTGCCCTTCAGGGGCGAAGCCTCGACCCAGTCGGCCTGGCCCGTGAGCTCCCAGTCGCCCGACGAGGTGACCGTCACCTCGAAGCGGCCGCCTTCCGATTCGGCATCGATGCTCTTCGGGAAGACCGAAATCTTATCCTCGACGGGCTTCTCCTCGGCCTTGGCACACGTCACCTTAAAGGCAGCCGTCGCCTTGCCCACCGTGAAGGTAAATTCACCCTTGAGCTCCTCCTGGGTGGTATTGGGCTGTACGGTGAACTTCACCACGTCGCCGTCCTTACCCTTGCGGGACGTGGCATCGACCCAGTCGTAGTCGCCCGTGAGGGTCCATTCGCCCGACGAGGTGACGATCACCTCGGTCGTACCGCCCTCGCTCGTGAACGATTCGCTCTCGGGAGCGATCGAGACCTTGTCGACTACAGGAGGCGTATTGACGCTGTTATCCTCCTTCTTGCAACCGCTGAACACCATCAGAGCCGCAGCAAAAAGCAAAAATTTCTTCATTTTATCGGTTTTTGGGGAAGACGGCCCTCCGCACCTCGCGTGCGGAGGCCGTCAAAGGTTGGTTTTAAAGGGAATGTGTCGGATCAGAATTCGTAGCGCGTGGGGTCGTAACCGCCGACGTCACCGCCCGGGGTCACCTTCTTGTAGTAGCCCGTCGGATCGATGAGATCCATGCCGTAGAGGCCGTCGGCCGCCTCCTTGAAGGCGCGAACCGAACCCTCCTTGTTCTCGATGTTCGACGTGGGGCTCGGATCGAAGGCGAACCACATGAACCATCCGTAGCCCTTCTCCTTGGCACCGTAGGCTGCGCTGACGTTGCCGCGGTTGAGGTTCAGCTCGATCGACTGGGCGGCGCAGCTGCTCTTGTCCATGCCGGAGTAGGCGAAGGCGGCACCGACCGGATAGTCGGCCACGGTGATGTCGATGAACGAACCGGGATTCTGGCCCTTGTAGGCGGGCAGCGACTGGGAGAAGGTCCCGTACTGGTAGGTGCAGACGTAGGTATCCCAGTTGCACTTCTCCTTCATAGCCATCTTCAGCTCGTAGGCCAGACGCGACGCGGCCGTCGTGGAGTTTCCGGCGAAGCAGGCCGACGAACCCGAACCTTCGGTGTACTCGTCATCGAGAGCCACACCGTCGAGCTGATACTGCTTGATGGCGTTGGCCACATCGCTGGCATACATCTTGGCGCCGTAATCCGTCAGGTTGGCCACACCGGCCGGCGTATGGTCGCCCAGCAGGCCCAGCAGCACCTTGATGCCGGCCTTGCGCAGCGGCTGCAGATAGACCTCCGAACCGTCGAGCAGCGCCTGTACGTTGGGGTTGTTGTGCAGGTAGACCTCATCCGACATGGCGTTCCAGCGGATGTTGGCCGAGAAGAGCACCACGGCGTCGAAGAACATCGAACCATCCTTGAGACGATACTCCAGCGCATTGAGCGGGTTGGTGCTGTTGACCTCGAAGAAGAGGATGTTCTTCACCTCCTTCTTGCACTGGCGCGAGAAAAAGTAGTTGACCCGCACATCGTCGCCCGACAGCGAGACATTGCCCGTCTTGGCCCGCACGGTGAGCGGAAGCATGTACTCGACGTTGTTGCGCAGCGCCTCGCGGTTGTCGGTCTTGACCGTCACGGTGATGTCGTTCGAAGCCGTCTTGCCGGCCTGGATCGTCACGCTGCCGCCCTCGACCGAGACCTCCGACGCGGGATAGGCCACGTAGTTGGTGCGGTGGATGAAGTTGTACTCGGCCACGTAAGCCTCGTCGGCCACGATCTCCACCTGAACCTCCTTCTCGGCGGCTTCGGCCAGTTCGAAACGGACCGTCTTCTTCAGAGCGTCCATCGTGGTGATGGTCGTCGAGAGTTCATCGCCGGAGGTGTTCTTCAGCAAGCCCTTGACACCCTCCTCGACCGTACCGTCACCGGCTTCCTGCAGCACGTTGATGTAGACGGTCTGAGCCGAGCCGGCCGAGATCTCGATGCGGCCCGAGCGGGTGCTGGTCGTGGGGTTTGCCTCGGCCGAGAGCGTCAGTTTGTCACCCTCCTTCGTGGCCTGGATCCACTCCGGAACCTCATAGGCCCACGACTCGACGTTGGTCGTGACGGTCAGCACCACGGGTTCGCTGCCCGAGGCCTTGAAGGTGATGTCGTCGGTCGGATCGACGCTCAGCGCATCGGGATCCTCCGGAGCGCGCTTGTCCTGCGTCACGCTGATCGTCACAGCCTGGGCCGTGCCGGCCGTGATCTCGATACGGCCCGAACGCGAGCCGTCCGTCGGATTGTCCTTGGCCGAGAGCGTCAGCGTGGTCCCCTCCTGTTTGGCTTCGATCCACTCCGGGGCGGTGAAGCTCCACGACGAAGCATCGGTCTTCACGCTCAGCGTCACGGGGGTGTTGCCCGAGGCCTTGAACTGGATGGTCGACGACGGGGTCACCTCCAGCGTGTTGATCTTGTCGACATTTTCATCGCTCTTGCACGAGGTGAAGATTCCGGTCAGACCGATCACCGTCAGAAGCAACAGCCATAATGATCTCTTTTTCATTGCAGTTTTTGATTATAAATAAGGTTAGTGATTTTGCATTGGGGTTATTTTCCCTCGGGCAGGGCGACATCGACCCATGCCAGGTCGTGATCGGCCGTCAGGTTGTAGCCGTAGGGGCCGTAGTCCTTGACGCTCTTGCCCTGGCCGTCGTTGAATTTCCAGTAGGCCACCAGACCGTCGGCCGTCTCGGGGGAGACGCGGTAGAAGTGGTTCTCGGCGTTGATTTCTTCGGCCGACAGGGCCCGGTTCCAGATCCGCGCCTCGGCGATGCGGCCGTTGAGCGAACGCTTGTCGTCGTACGAATAGCCGAACCAGAAGCAGCGCGGCTTGTAGTCCATCTCGTCGGAGTGCGGCACGGCGAAGTTGACCTTCGTCAGCCCGATGCCCGTCGACGAGCCCGAGGCGCGCTCCTTGCCGTCGAGGTAGACGTGGATCTCACCGCGGTCGAAGGTCACGGCCACGTGATACCAGCGGTTGACCTTGAGCTGCATCGCCGTGCTCGAGACCGTGCCGCGATCGGGTGTGGCGCCGGGTTCGGCCCCCTCCTTCTGCTTGCCGAAGGCCACCTGCAGCTGGTTCTTCGGGATGGTCGAGTCGCCCACACGGATCAGGAAGGTATCCTCGATGCCCATGATCGTCGAGATGGGGCTCGTGGCGTCGTTGTTGAATTCGTAGAAGAAGACCAGCCCCTCCATCGTAAAGCTCTCCATATCCTTGACGGGTCCGGTCGCCTCGCTCCATTCGGGCCAGGCCTTGTTTCCGTTCAGGTCGGCCACGACGTTGACCAGCGAGGCCTTCTGGAAGACGAAATAGAGGGTTCCGGCGCTCGGCAGCACGGCCAGATTCGACGAGGCGATCGTCACCGGCAGCACGTAACGCTTGGTCAGATCGAGTTCGTCGAGCTTTACGAAGCGGATATCGAGCGGATTGCTCGTCACCTTGCCGCTCTCGATGCGCGTCGAGGCCGACGCGAGGTCGTAATGCACGGCGGGAAGCAGCTCGACCGCCTCATCGTAATAGCCCTCGCGGTAGGTGTCGAGCAGTTCGGGGGCGGCGCGGAAGGTCACCTCGACATCGAATGCCTCGGGACGGGCCATGGCCACCGTCACGCTGCGCGTCAGCTCCTTGTCCACCTGGTCCGACGTCCGTTCGATGCGCACGTCGCTGGCGAAGGACGAGGCCGAAATGAAGACCTGATTGTCGTAATGATGCTTGAGTTCGTCGTTCTGCTTGCAGCCGGCCAGCATCACCAGCGCGGCGCACGCCATCCAAACGAATTTAGAGGTTCTCTTCATGGTCGTTTGCGGTATTGGAGTTCATGATACGGATGGCCTGACGGATGTTGTTGTAGATCCGCGTGGCGTTGTAATAGTCGTCCTGGGCGTTGGAGAATCCCAGACCGCACTTCGTGAAGCCCTCCTCGGCCTCAACCACCCACTCGGCACCCACCTGGGCCGTGGCACCCACCTGGGTGGGATCCTCCAGCGAGGGGATGCTGACCTCCAGCAGGAAGCGGTCCGAGGGGAAGTTGTCGTCGCTGTCGAGCTTGCGCTGCACGGCACGCGTCAGTTCGGCCGGGGTCTTGAACGACTCCGCCAGGACGATGATGTAGTCGCTCTTCAGCAGCAGCGGCTTGTAGTCGTCGAGCAGGTTCTGCGTGTTGCCGCGCAGGAACATCAGCTGTCCGGCATGGGCCGCACGCCACTCGGCAACGGCTCCCATGAAGGCGTTCTGGCCGCTGATGTCGCGATCCGTGGCCCGGCGGCCCTGGTACGAGACGACGATTCCGGCAAAGCCCGAAGCGTCGCAGCAGGCCAGCTGGCGACGGGTCTGTTCGGCATAGTAGGCCGCATACTCCTCGTCGGTTCCGGCGGGCTGGCCGGCCTCCTCGCGCGCCTCCTCGAGCAGGGCCCACGACGCATCGATCGTCGCGTAGTCGACCATGCAGAGCGTGCGCGTGCCCTTCGCGGCGAGCACCTCGCCGATTTCGGCCGCCAGTACGGGATGCAGCCCCTCGGCCTGCTCCACGCAGATGAAGTCGATGCTGTCGGGCAGGGCCGTCAGATGCTGGGTCTGCAGCGTCGGGCGCTCGCTCGTACCCCGGACGGTCATCATCGACACCTTGTGCGGCTGCTGCTTGTAGTCGCGCAGCGCAGCCAGATAGTGCCCGTAGGCCTCGGGATTCTGCTCCTCGGGGGTCGGACGGCGGAAATCCAGATTCTCCGGCTCGGTCCAGTCGCCGCACGCACCGCTCATCAGCAGCACGCCCAGCACGACCGGCATAAATGCTTTTTTCATATCGCAGTTCATGTTTTTCGTGTTTCGTTCCGGCGGATTACTCGTTCATCGTGGCGGGGTTGCAGTCCCACCATACGCGCGTACCCATCTCGTCGGGGCCGCCGAGCAGCGTCAGCGCCTGACGGACATTCTCGCCGTTGTTCGTATATTCGGCCATGGGATAGGGCATGCGGCGGGCGCCGAGTTCGGATTTCACCTTGCCGTTGCTCTTGTTGCCCTTTTCGGTGGCGGGGATCAGGTGCGGGAAGCCCGTACGGCGGTAGTCGGCCCAGGCCTCGTTGCCCAGATGGAAGTTGGCGATCCACTTCTGGATCAGGATGCGCTCCTGCATCTGCTCCTTCGTCGCGGCGTTGTCCCAGGCCACGCCCAGCGTCGAGAGCGGCGTGCTGTAGGAGTTCGTGCCGGCGGGATCGGTGTAGGACTGCGGGAGGCGTCCGTCATCGGCCGTGTAGGCCGCAAACTCGGCGCCCACGCCCCACTGTTCGAGCGAGAGGCGGATGCCCTCGTTGTAGAGGTCGCCGGCCTCGCCGCCCATGTCGAATCCGAAGACGGCCCGGGCCTCGGCCTTCAGGAAGGCCACCTCGGCGGCATTCATCCACTGCACGGGCGTCAAGCTGCCGTTGACGAAGTTCACGCCCGAGTACTTGCGGCCCACGGAGTTGAGCGACGGGATCTCGATGCCGCGGCGAAGACCCACATAATCGACCCCGGGCCACTCCGACTTGACGAAATACTTCTCGCGGCGCGGGTCGCGGTAGCCGTTCATGTAGCAGATGATGTCGGCCGCAGCGTGCGTATCGCCGCCGGTGAACGTACCATCGGGCTGGTTGTACTTGCAGGCGGCCATCAGCGGATTGCCGTCCTTGCCGAAGGCCGTGGCGGGGAGCATGGCGTTGTCGTCGTTCGAGGCGAGGACCCCGAGGCCGTTGTCGGCCAGGCTGACGGCGCTTTCGGCCATCTCGCGGGCCGTCGTCGGGTCGGCATAGACGATGCGCATGGCCAGACGCAGCTTCATCGAGTTGGCCAGCCGTCCCCACTTCTCGGCGCTGCCGCCGTAGACGGGATCGACCTCGGCCGAAATGCCGCCCGTGCGGTTCTCCTTCAGCACGGCGATGGCGGCGTTCAGCTCCTCGAACATGCGGCGGTAGACCTCCTGCTGCGAATCGTAGGGCACCTGGATCTTGCCGTCCTCACCGATGGCCGAATAGGGGATCGGGCCGTAGGTGTCGGTCACGCGGCTCATGGCGCAGACCTTGATGACGCGGGCGATGGCCAGCGTCACGGGGTCGTCCGTGAGGTTTTCGAGGAGCTTGAAGTTGGGATAGAGCGTCGGGATGATCTTGTCGCTGGCCATGAAGACACGCGACCAGTCGTCCGTGGGGTTGTAGTTGGAGATGGTCGTGGCCCAGCCGCTGTTCGAATCGGCGTAGTAACCGCCCTGCGTGCCGCCCAGCAGACAGTCCGTAAACTGGGCCGTGTTGACGTCGGTGGAGACCACCGTGCCGCAGAGCGCCTTCAGTGCGGCCGAGACGGCATAGCCGTCGGTCTGCATCTGATCCTTCGAGACCTCGTAGGGGTTCGTGTTGATATCCATGTAGTTCGAGGTGCATGCCGCGCCCAGTACGGACACCAGAAGCGCCCCCGTTTTCAAAAGGTTGTATTTCATAGTTGGGGATCTTTAGAATTTGAGCCGCAGGTTGAAACCGATGTTGCGCAGCGACGGCATCATGAAGTAGTCGATACCCTGGTAGTAGTTGCCCGTGGTGGCGATCGATTCGGGGTCGAACGGCGCCTTGTTGTAGATCATCCACAAGTTGCGGCCCACGAGCGAGAGGGTGATTTCGCACACGTCGCCGAGCTTCTTCTTCGGGATCGTGTAGCCGATCGAGGCCTCCTGCAGACGCACGTTCGTAGCCGAGTAGGTGTAGTACTGCGGAACCGACGTACCGCCGCCGATGGCCGTATACCAGCTGTTGGCATCCATCACGTCGCCGCCGTTGATCCACACGCCGCCGGCATCACGCGCCGCAGCCGAGGCCTCCGAAACGCCGTAGTAGTCCAGCACGGCCTGCGTACGCGAGAAGACCACGCCGCCCAGACGCGCCGAAACCATGAATCCGAACGAAAGGTTCTTCCATCGGAAGTCGTTGCGCCACGACATGTTGGCATCGGGAAGCACCGAACCCAGCTTGACATAGCTCGAGGCATCCTTGATCGTCTCGGTGGGGATCGTACCCTCCTCGTTGATGTAGTAGCGGCCGTTGTCGTCGTACTTCAGGTCGATGAGCGAGTAGAGGTCGCCCAGCGTGCCGCCCTCCTTGAGGATGAAGTGGGCCTGACCCAGACCGTTCATGTCGAGCTGGTCGACCGAGATGTATTCGTCGGCCTCGGGGTTGTAGATCCGGCCGGCCAGCGAGAGGATCTTGTTGCGGTTGAGCGAAAGGGTGTAGTTCGAGTCCCATGAGAAGTCGCCCCACTCGTTGCCGTAGCCCAGCGCCAGCTCGATACCCTGGTTGCGGACGTTACCCGACTGCACCTTCCAGTCCGAGTAGCCCGAACCGATCGAGATCTGCGGGCTGAAGGTCTGGTTCTGCGTATGGGAGTTGTAGTAGGTCACGTCGAGGTTGAAGTGGCGCAGGAAGCGCATCGTCAGACCCACCTCGAACGACTTGGTGCGTTCGGGCTTCAGGTCGTACATCGGGTACTGGGTCTGGAGCTGCCACTTCAGGCCGCTCTCGTCCCACTGGTAGAGCGGGTTGGCGATGTAGCGCTCGAAGGCGACGCCCACCGAGGCGAACGATCCGCGCAGCTTGACATACGAGAGGTTCTCGGGCATGTTCGGGATGAGCTGCGACAGCACGACCGACAGACCCACCGACGGATAGAAGAACGACGAAGCCTTCGAGTGGGGACCGGCCAGCTGCGAGGGCCAGTCGTTGCGGGCCGTAAGCGTCAGATAGTAGGTTCCCTTGAAGCCCACCTCGGCCGATCCGAAGAGCGACTGCGTCTGTTCGCGCCAGCCACTCTGCAGCCGCTGCGTGCTGCGCGAATTGCTCAGGTTCTGCACGTTGAAGACGTTCGTCAGACCCGGATCCTCGTCCGAGATCTTGCCGTCGGCGATCGGTCCGCGGTTCTTCAGCGCATCGTTCTTCATGTCGGAGAACGATCCGCCGAGGTTGACCTGCAGCGACCAGTCGTCGCCGAACGTGCGGTTGATGTTCATCAGCAGGTCGCCGTAGACCTGACGGTCGGTCATCTTCGTGATGCCGTACAGACCGCGCTCGGACTTCTCGGTGAGCTGCGTATTGGTCGTTGCGTAGTTCTTCTCGGTGTACTGCGTCTGGGAGTTGTCGACGCGGATGCGGCCCGAAACGTTCAGCCAGTCCAGTACGTCGTACGACAGCTGGGCGTTGAGCATGTAACGGTCCTTGCGGTTTTCGCGCAGGTTGCGGTAGTTGATCCAATAGGGGTTCTGCATCGTCATGCCCGCATCGCCCACCGGCCAGTACTGGGCATAGAGGCGGCGCGAGGCGTCGTAACGCTCATACATCTTGATGTCCTCCCAGTCGCCGCTGCGCGGAAAGAGGTAGGCGCCGACGATCGGGTTCGAATAGACGCCCTGATTGACCATGTTGCGGTCCTCCTGCAGCACGTAACTGGCCCCGACGTCGAGCTTCATGCGATCCTTGAGAAACGACGTCGTGTTGCGAAACGTGAAGTTGTAACGGTCGTAACGGTTGTTGGGGACGATTCCGCGCGAATTGATCGCCGCAGCCGAGAAGTAGGTCTGGTTCTTCTCCGTGCCGGCCGACAGCGAAACGCTCTCGGTATTGGTGACACCCGTCTGGAAGTAGTCGTCAGCGGGGTCGTAGCCGTGGCTGTTCGAGGCGTTGAGGCGGCGGCCCCAGCTGCGGACCTCCGAACCGATGGCCGAATTGAGGTCACCCGTGCCGTAGCGGTTCTGGAACGCGGGCAGCACGAAGGGCGACATCACCTCCACGCTGCTGGCCACGTTGACCGAGAGCACGCCGGCCTTGCCGCTCTTCGTCGTCACGACGATGGCGCCGTTGGCGGCATCCGAACCGTAGAGGGCCGCAGCCGCGGCACCCGTCAGCACCGAGATCGATTCGATGTCCTCGGGGTTGATGTCGGCAATAGGGTCGGTCGAGCCCTGCGATCCGAACTCCGTGCCGCCGTCGCGCGCCGTGGTGAACATCGGCACACCGTCGATCACGTACAGGGCGTTCGAAGACTGCGAGATGGACTTCTGACCGCGCATGATCACCTTCGAGGCGCCGCCGACACCCGACGACGAGGCGTTGATGTTCACACCGGCCACCTTGCCGTTGAGCGAGTTGATGAAGTTGACGTCCTTGTTGGCGGTCACCGACTCGGAGGAGACCTGCTGGACGTTGTACGAAAGGGCCTTCTCCGAACGCTTGATGCCGAGGGCCGTCACCACGACGGCATCCACGACCTGCGACTCCTCGCGAAGCGTGAAGTCGAGCTGCGTGCGTCCGGCCAGGGAGAGCTCCTGAGGCTGATAGCCCAGGTAGTTGACCGTCAGCACGGGATCACCGGCCTCCGAGGCCGGGATCTGCAGCGTATAGTCGCCGTCGATGCCCGTGCTGGTTCCGATGGTCGT is a genomic window containing:
- a CDS encoding SusC/RagA family TonB-linked outer membrane protein, coding for MEKIIFRQIRNIFLAFSICLILLPMALKAQTANITLDMQNVPLEEVISEIEKQTRYLFINQNVEDITRRVSIRVENTPVDKALDKLFAGTDIGYKIQQTNIIIFKKNKAATAKGPVTVSGVVRDAAGLPVIGAAVIVKGTTIGTSTGIDGDYTLQIPASEAGDPVLTVNYLGYQPQELSLAGRTQLDFTLREESQVVDAVVVTALGIKRSEKALSYNVQQVSSESVTANKDVNFINSLNGKVAGVNINASSSGVGGASKVIMRGQKSISQSSNALYVIDGVPMFTTARDGGTEFGSQGSTDPIADINPEDIESISVLTGAAAAALYGSDAANGAIVVTTKSGKAGVLSVNVASSVEVMSPFVLPAFQNRYGTGDLNSAIGSEVRSWGRRLNASNSHGYDPADDYFQTGVTNTESVSLSAGTEKNQTYFSAAAINSRGIVPNNRYDRYNFTFRNTTSFLKDRMKLDVGASYVLQEDRNMVNQGVYSNPIVGAYLFPRSGDWEDIKMYERYDASRRLYAQYWPVGDAGMTMQNPYWINYRNLRENRKDRYMLNAQLSYDVLDWLNVSGRIRVDNSQTQYTEKNYATTNTQLTEKSERGLYGITKMTDRQVYGDLLMNINRTFGDDWSLQVNLGGSFSDMKNDALKNRGPIADGKISDEDPGLTNVFNVQNLSNSRSTQRLQSGWREQTQSLFGSAEVGFKGTYYLTLTARNDWPSQLAGPHSKASSFFYPSVGLSVVLSQLIPNMPENLSYVKLRGSFASVGVAFERYIANPLYQWDESGLKWQLQTQYPMYDLKPERTKSFEVGLTMRFLRHFNLDVTYYNSHTQNQTFSPQISIGSGYSDWKVQSGNVRNQGIELALGYGNEWGDFSWDSNYTLSLNRNKILSLAGRIYNPEADEYISVDQLDMNGLGQAHFILKEGGTLGDLYSLIDLKYDDNGRYYINEEGTIPTETIKDASSYVKLGSVLPDANMSWRNDFRWKNLSFGFMVSARLGGVVFSRTQAVLDYYGVSEASAAARDAGGVWINGGDVMDANSWYTAIGGGTSVPQYYTYSATNVRLQEASIGYTIPKKKLGDVCEITLSLVGRNLWMIYNKAPFDPESIATTGNYYQGIDYFMMPSLRNIGFNLRLKF